The nucleotide window CCTATACCTGGCCCTAAAGCTACCGCTATATAATTAATATCGTTTATACTAATTTTAGCCTTCTCTAAGGCTCTTCTTAATATAGTAGCTGAGACCTCAGCATGATGTTTTAATAGATCCCCAGGCTTCATACCCCCTTCTTTAGGAATAAAAGTATCCCTTTCATTCGCCAATATATAAGGTGGCGAATCTCTTACTATTCCTACGCCGAAGGTGTGAGCAGTTGACTCAATACCTAATACAAACATATTTTATCTTTTCTTAGAAGCGCCTATAAACTCAGTGTAACCACACTTTCCACAAGACCATCTTTCATTTGGTTTTAGGTGATGAGCCATTATACTTCCACATCTAGGGCATTTCTTATTTTTCAGCTTTACCTTATTCCCTTCGATCACGTAATAAGTCCTTACTATTGCTTTAACCTTTTGCTCCTTGGCCACCTTTGCTTCCTCCTTTCTTTTGTTTAGTTCCAGCATCTCTATCTAATAAATATTTTGGCTCAACTTTCTCTAATATTTCACGGGATTTATAAATATGTAATTTCACGTTACTTATGCCAGCTCCATAGCTTGTAGATATCTTTCTTACCACTACTAAGTTTTCTTGGGAACCCAAAGCTTGAATTATTGCCTTTATTATATCTTTCCTGGATGGGGTTCCGCTCCCCATATGATAAACTTTTAATGAGATTTCACGCCTACCTATGACAGAATTTTGCATATCCCTTTCTATAATCCCTTCAGCCTTATCTGAGATCTTCACTTTAGCTTGAGACTCCATTCTATTTCACCATTTTTAAAAATACGTATCAATTTAAGGTTTACTGTTTTAAACGTTATCGCTTTACTAAGCCCTTATTTCGCTTTTTAGGAGATCCTTAGTGATCTCCCCCGCTACCGCTTTACCAGAAAGTACCATAGCTCCAAATATTGGCCCCATTCTAGGTAATCCCTTTACTTCGGTAACTGCCATTCCGGTAGCGTATAAACCTTCTGCAACCTTTCCAGTGTTAATTACTGTTAATTCTTCAGCCCTTTCGCTATATGCTGATTTTTCGCCAGGAATAACTATTCCTAATTCTGGTATTTTTCTCGCAGCTACTGATATTACTTCAGCGTCATGACCAGTTGCGTCAACTACAGCTTTAGCTGAAATAAATATAGGATCCACATGAAGGCTTGCCATTTGCGTTGCTGTCCACTCTACTGCCACTCCAGCTACTCTTAAAGGATTCTCTCTAAATATTACATCATCTACGGTAACTCCATGAATTATTTTAGCACCAGCATCTATCGCGGCAGTGGCTAATTTGGCCATGAATTCAGCCGAATCCACAACGTAAACTCCCTCTTCTACTTCCTTTAACCTTATATTGACTTCTCTTAGAATCTCGTCTGCGGGCTTTTCTATTATTAATTTATGGAATAGCATTGCCCCTCCGCCTATTCCTCCGCCGAAACTTAACCTTCTCTCAAACACTAGCGTCTTTAATCCAGCTTTAGCTAGGTAGTAAGCTGCAGATAATCCAGATGGTCCTGCTCCTACTATTACAACATCAGACTCTACAAATTGGTACCAATCTTCCATTGTTTCCTTAATTATGTACCTACTTATCTTGACTTCATCTACTTGCTTAATTTTAACTTCCATAATCTAAAATGATATAACTTGCTTATAAATTAACTTTTATAATGTTATACATAGACAAGGTTTTTTTATAGCCAGAACGAGTGATAAGTATGCCATTGCAATTAAATACTAGTACGGTTACGTTAAAGTGCAACTGGTGTGGTACTATCATAAAGGAAAATCCAATAGTAGTTAAAACATGTTGTAATAATAAACCGTGGGTTTTTTGTAGTAATAGGTGTTATCAACAATGGTTAGCGGAATGGTTAAGGAAGCAGGAACAAAGAACAGGAGGGAAAAAACAAAGAGGATTATTATAGGGATAAGTGGGGCAAGTGGAACAATATACGGTATTAGGACTGTCCAATTTCTAAATGAGCTTGGTTATGAGATACATATCATAATTTCTAAAAGTGCGGAGAAAGTAGCACAAAAGGAACTAGGTATCAATTTAATCAATGAACTGAAGAAGTATTCCTCTTATATTTATAATCAATCCCAGATCGAAGCTTCACCTTCTAGTTCAAGCTTTTCCATAACTTCAAAAGGTATGAT belongs to Saccharolobus solfataricus and includes:
- a CDS encoding 30S ribosomal protein S27ae, producing MLELNKRKEEAKVAKEQKVKAIVRTYYVIEGNKVKLKNKKCPRCGSIMAHHLKPNERWSCGKCGYTEFIGASKKR
- a CDS encoding 30S ribosomal protein S24e — translated: MESQAKVKISDKAEGIIERDMQNSVIGRREISLKVYHMGSGTPSRKDIIKAIIQALGSQENLVVVRKISTSYGAGISNVKLHIYKSREILEKVEPKYLLDRDAGTKQKKGGSKGGQGAKG
- a CDS encoding sulfide-dependent adenosine diphosphate thiazole synthase, coding for MEVKIKQVDEVKISRYIIKETMEDWYQFVESDVVIVGAGPSGLSAAYYLAKAGLKTLVFERRLSFGGGIGGGAMLFHKLIIEKPADEILREVNIRLKEVEEGVYVVDSAEFMAKLATAAIDAGAKIIHGVTVDDVIFRENPLRVAGVAVEWTATQMASLHVDPIFISAKAVVDATGHDAEVISVAARKIPELGIVIPGEKSAYSERAEELTVINTGKVAEGLYATGMAVTEVKGLPRMGPIFGAMVLSGKAVAGEITKDLLKSEIRA